A stretch of DNA from Maridesulfovibrio sp.:
CATCAGCCGTCTTAACAACCCCTTATGTCTTTGTAGATTGTTTTCGGTTGTAACACAATAACTGATAATATTAATACCAATGCAGAACGGCCTATTGTTGCGCCCATTGTACTGCAAAGACGAAAAAAGGCGAAACCGCAGTAAGCGGTTTCGCCTTTATCAATAACGTTCTGACCGCTGTACGGCTTAACGCTTGGAGTACTGGTACTTGGCGCGTGCACCGGGCTGACCGTATTTTTTACGCTCTTTCTTACGAGCGTCACGGGTCAGGAGACCTGCACGTTTGAGTACGGGACGGAGTTCGGGATCAAGTTCAATGAGTGCACGGGAAATACCGTGTCTCACAGCCTGAGCCTGACCTGCTACTCCTCCGCCGTCAGCGTTGACTTTGATGTCGAACTTACCGAGAGTTTTGGTAAGTTTGAGGGGCTGCTGTACAATCATCTGCAGGGTCTTACGGGGAAAGTATTCTTCGTAAGGCTTGCCGTTAACGAGGATTGCGCCGCTGCCCTGATATAAACGGGTGCGTGCAACAGCATTTTTTCTTCTGCCGGTAGCGTAGTTGAAATCATTGCTCATAATATTGCTCCACCCTTAATTAAAATTCCATTGTCTTGGGCTGCTGTGCAGTATGGGGATGATCGGTGCCGGCGTAAACTTTCAGCTTTTTGATCATCTGCTTGCCGAGGCGGTTTTTGGGCAGCATGCCGCGAACGGCAGTCTGGATAACTACTTCAGGCTTCTTTTCCAGCATGACTTTCAGGGTTCTTTCCTTCAGTCCGCCGGGATGGTTGCTGTGTTTGTAGTAGTTTTTCTGTTCCAGCTTGTTGCCGGTAACCTTGATCTTGTCTGCGTTGAGAACAACTACGAAATCGCCGGTGTCAACGTGGGGGGTGAACATGGCTTTGTCCTTTCCACGGAGTTTGTTAGCGATCTGAGTTGCCAGACGGCCAAGAACCTTATCTTCAGCATCGACCACGTACCATTCGCGAGCGATGTCTTCTTCCTTGGGAATATATGTTTTCATTTGAAATGCTCCTTACGTGAAATCTGGGAAGGGGACTTATACATGCCGTGACCAGGATGTGTCAAGTGTAAATTCCCTTTTTCCAGATCAGGACTCTGCAACGATTTTCTTGAGCGTTGCGAATGCGTTTTCAATTCCATCCGGGTTGGTGCCGCCGGCCTGGGCCATATCGGGCCTGCCGCCGCCACCTCCTCCTACCTCTGCTGCAACGGGTTTGATCAGATCACCGGCCTTGAATCTATCGTGCAAGTCCTTGGTCACGGCGATGATCAGGGAAACTTTCTGGTCATCAACCTTTGCAGCCAGACAGAAAATACCTGAATCCATTTTGGATTTCAGGGCATCGGCCTGATCGCGCAGGGCTTTGACATTTGTTAC
This window harbors:
- the rplM gene encoding 50S ribosomal protein L13, with translation MKTYIPKEEDIAREWYVVDAEDKVLGRLATQIANKLRGKDKAMFTPHVDTGDFVVVLNADKIKVTGNKLEQKNYYKHSNHPGGLKERTLKVMLEKKPEVVIQTAVRGMLPKNRLGKQMIKKLKVYAGTDHPHTAQQPKTMEF
- the rpsI gene encoding 30S ribosomal protein S9 is translated as MSNDFNYATGRRKNAVARTRLYQGSGAILVNGKPYEEYFPRKTLQMIVQQPLKLTKTLGKFDIKVNADGGGVAGQAQAVRHGISRALIELDPELRPVLKRAGLLTRDARKKERKKYGQPGARAKYQYSKR